Proteins co-encoded in one Brassica rapa cultivar Chiifu-401-42 chromosome A02, CAAS_Brap_v3.01, whole genome shotgun sequence genomic window:
- the LOC103853414 gene encoding B-box zinc finger protein 21, which produces MKIRCDVCDKEEALVFCTADEASLCGGCDHRVHHANKLASKHLRFSLLNPSPSNNSSPICDICQEKKALLFCQEDRAILCKDCDSSIHSANEHVKKHDRFLLTGVKLSATSSVYKPTSESFSSSQDCYVPGPRSSKKPLSASQSNSSKIQLTSKIVGDAAVNQLGSTSTISEYLMDTLPGWHVEDFLDSSLPPFGFSKSGGDDGVSLQSKNMGIWVPQIPQTLPSSYTNKYFSQDNNNNQIGMYNNKETSPEVQMYAPIQNMKQQGQNKRWYDDGGFTVPQITTSSSHPTPLPSNKRSRFFW; this is translated from the exons ATGAAGATCAGGTGCGACGTCTGCGACAAAGAAGAAGCGTTGGTGTTTTGCACCGCCGACGAAGCGTCTCTATGCGGCGGCTGCGACCACCGAGTCCACCACGCTAACAAACTCGCTTCCAAACATCTCCGTTTCTCTCTCCTCAATCCTTCTCCTTCCAACAACTCATCTCCTATCTGTGACATCTGTCAG GAGAAAAAAGCTCTGTTGTTTTGTCAAGAAGATAGGGCTATTTTATGCAAAGATTGTGATTCATCGATCCACTCCGCCAACGAACACGTCAAGAAACACGATAGGTTTCTTCTCACAGGGGTTAAGCTCTCTGCAACATCCTCTGTGTATAAACCTACTTCAGAATCTTTTTCAAGCAGTCAAGATTGTTATGTCCCTGGACCCCGTTCTTCCAAGAAACCTCTCTCAGCTTCTCAGAGCAACAGCTCTAAGATCCAACTTACTTCGAAGATAGTAGGTGATGCGGCAGTGAATCAGTTGGGATCCACAAGCACGATTTCAGAGTATTTGATGGATACGTTACCTGGTTGGCACGTTGAGGACTTTCTTGATTCCTCTCTTCCTCCTTTTGGTTTCTCTAAG AGTGGTGGTGATGATGGAGTGTCACTTCAATCTAAGAATATGGGGATTTGGGTCCCTCAGATTCCACAAACTCTTCCTTCTTCATACACAAATAAGTACTTTTCTCAGGACAACAACAATAATCAGATTGGGATGTACAACAACAAAGAAACATCACCAGAAGTGCAGATGTATGCTCCAATACAAAACATGAAACAACAAGGACAGAACAAGAGATGGTATGATGATGGTGGCTTCACTGTCCCACAGATTACCACTTCTTCTAGTCATCCTACTCCTCTTCCTTCTAACAAAAGGTCCAGATTTTTCTGGTAA